One part of the Candidatus Krumholzibacteriia bacterium genome encodes these proteins:
- a CDS encoding sigma-70 family RNA polymerase sigma factor, with the protein MGLAEKVTMLDPDRRPVDRTELSDEDLMLRVQAGEKACYDILVRRYKTRLYNYLLRLVSDGDLAEELAQDAFVRAYVHADKYRTIARFSTWLYTIATNLVRNRYRQKKRRPPVLSMFFNHGDGDEEVVQEIADEAPDPEQVAVGEDLERIIREVTEQIPERYRIPFVLREVNQLSYEEIRAVTGLKLGTVRSRINRARNHFRKLIEPMLEDGPATPDGETR; encoded by the coding sequence ATGGGTCTGGCCGAGAAGGTCACGATGCTCGACCCCGATCGTCGGCCGGTCGATCGCACCGAGCTGAGCGACGAAGACCTGATGCTGCGCGTGCAGGCCGGTGAGAAGGCCTGTTACGACATCCTGGTCCGTCGCTACAAGACGCGCCTGTACAACTACCTGCTGCGCTTGGTGAGCGACGGGGACCTGGCCGAAGAACTGGCCCAGGATGCCTTCGTGCGCGCCTATGTGCATGCCGACAAGTACCGGACCATTGCCCGGTTCTCGACCTGGCTCTACACGATCGCCACGAATCTGGTCCGCAACCGCTACCGTCAGAAGAAGCGCCGTCCCCCGGTGCTGTCGATGTTCTTCAATCACGGCGACGGCGACGAGGAAGTGGTGCAGGAGATCGCCGACGAGGCGCCCGATCCCGAGCAGGTCGCCGTCGGCGAGGACCTCGAGCGGATCATTCGCGAGGTCACCGAGCAGATCCCCGAGCGCTACCGGATCCCCTTCGTGCTGCGCGAGGTCAATCAGCTCAGCTACGAGGAAATCCGGGCGGTCACCGGCCTCAAACTGGGGACCGTGCGCAGTCGTATCAATCGTGCTCGGAACCACTTCCGTAAGTTGATCGAACCGATGCTCGAAGACGGTCCAGCCACCCCTGACGGCGAAACCCGCTGA
- a CDS encoding zf-HC2 domain-containing protein, with product MSFLPPSRSRDCRRARTWISRALDDDLGETERVRLGEHIGACPECRRHQEVLEQGRQWMLAAEAEPSENFEWKVQLGIQKALRERAAEATDTAIVGERWSFWRPAVASALAVTVLVVGMGAWLLPGDGTGTIGDGRDVEAPVGATSLVGARTVGEEEPDLSGAVRTNPFEIDVTDGDFGIRTVGGPGFRDDLYAPVREGRRGLWPTLPSSMQTTIMQHLFWNSRAGAAQEGGVQRLNMPMRRSTLPTSGDVRDSIATGSAGERR from the coding sequence ATGAGCTTCCTTCCTCCTTCTCGTTCCCGTGACTGCCGGCGCGCCCGCACATGGATCTCGCGCGCCCTGGATGACGATCTCGGAGAGACCGAGCGCGTTCGACTCGGCGAGCACATCGGCGCCTGTCCCGAATGTCGGCGTCATCAAGAGGTGCTCGAGCAGGGACGGCAGTGGATGCTGGCGGCTGAAGCCGAACCCTCGGAGAACTTCGAGTGGAAAGTACAGTTGGGGATCCAGAAGGCTCTGCGGGAGCGGGCGGCCGAGGCCACGGATACGGCCATCGTGGGTGAGCGTTGGAGCTTCTGGCGTCCGGCAGTCGCCAGTGCGCTGGCGGTGACGGTCCTCGTGGTCGGAATGGGCGCCTGGTTGCTGCCCGGTGACGGAACGGGCACCATCGGCGATGGTAGGGACGTCGAGGCGCCGGTCGGCGCGACCTCGCTGGTCGGAGCGCGGACGGTGGGCGAAGAGGAACCGGATCTGAGCGGAGCGGTCCGCACGAATCCCTTCGAGATCGACGTCACCGACGGTGACTTCGGCATCCGCACGGTGGGCGGCCCCGGGTTCCGGGACGACCTCTACGCTCCGGTGCGCGAAGGTCGGCGCGGCCTGTGGCCGACGCTGCCGTCGTCGATGCAGACGACGATCATGCAGCACCTGTTCTGGAACAGCCGGGCGGGGGCGGCGCAGGAAGGCGGCGTTCAGCGCTTGAACATGCCGATGCGGCGGTCCACACTGCCGACGTCGGGCGACGTCCGGGACTCCATCGCGACCGGTTCCGCCGGCGAGCGCCGCTGA